From a single Phorcysia thermohydrogeniphila genomic region:
- the carA gene encoding glutamine-hydrolyzing carbamoyl-phosphate synthase small subunit, whose amino-acid sequence MLNRKPAILALEDGSYYEGYSFGAEGEAYGEVVFTTSMTGYQEIITDPSFKGQIVTMTCPLIGNVGANREDVESDGPKAEGFVVKEISEIYSNWRAEKSFEDYLKEYGVVGICEVDTRDLTKKLRSVGTMRGVISTVDLDVDSLISKARSIPKMEGLNLVDEVTCKEPYEWELGTWKPGEGYTKPKNLRYSVVVLDFGVRYNILRNLVDVGIKPIVVPAKTPPEDILKLNPDGIFLSCGPGDPAAVTYAIETIRYLIATFKKPIFGICLGHQLTALAMGASTYKLKFGHRGANQPVKNKKTGRVEITAQNHGFAVDETTIPDDLEVTHYSLNDKTVEGLKHKTKPIFTVQYHPESSPGPHDSRYLFREFEKLISDYKGR is encoded by the coding sequence ATGCTAAACAGGAAGCCTGCAATCCTTGCCCTTGAGGACGGCTCTTACTACGAGGGCTATAGCTTTGGTGCAGAAGGTGAGGCTTACGGGGAGGTAGTTTTTACAACCTCTATGACGGGTTATCAGGAGATAATTACAGACCCCTCCTTTAAGGGACAGATTGTTACGATGACCTGCCCCCTTATAGGCAACGTTGGGGCAAACAGGGAGGACGTTGAGTCTGACGGGCCAAAGGCAGAAGGCTTTGTAGTTAAGGAAATCTCTGAGATTTACTCAAACTGGAGAGCTGAAAAGTCCTTTGAGGACTACTTGAAAGAGTACGGCGTTGTTGGAATTTGTGAAGTTGATACGAGGGACTTAACGAAAAAGCTCCGCTCTGTCGGAACGATGAGGGGAGTCATTTCAACTGTTGACCTTGATGTTGACAGCCTCATATCAAAGGCACGTTCCATCCCTAAGATGGAAGGTTTAAACCTCGTTGATGAGGTTACCTGTAAAGAGCCTTACGAGTGGGAGCTTGGAACTTGGAAGCCGGGGGAAGGTTACACCAAGCCTAAGAACCTCAGGTACTCCGTTGTCGTTCTTGACTTTGGTGTAAGGTACAACATCCTGAGGAATCTCGTTGATGTAGGGATAAAGCCCATAGTTGTTCCTGCAAAGACACCTCCAGAGGATATCTTAAAGCTCAATCCCGACGGTATCTTTCTCTCCTGTGGTCCCGGAGACCCTGCAGCTGTTACCTACGCTATAGAGACGATTCGCTACCTCATAGCGACCTTTAAAAAGCCGATATTTGGAATCTGCCTTGGACATCAGCTTACAGCCCTTGCGATGGGGGCTTCAACCTACAAGCTAAAATTCGGACATAGGGGGGCTAACCAGCCGGTAAAGAATAAGAAAACCGGCAGGGTTGAGATAACTGCACAGAACCACGGTTTTGCCGTTGACGAGACGACAATTCCGGACGACTTAGAGGTAACCCACTACTCCCTGAACGATAAGACGGTTGAGGGGTTAAAGCATAAGACTAAGCCAATCTTCACCGTTCAGTATCACCCGGAGAGCTCCCCGGGACCCCACGACTCAAGGTATCTCTTTAGGGAGTTTGAGAAGCTTATTTCCGATTACAAAGGGAGGTAA
- a CDS encoding metal ABC transporter substrate-binding protein — translation MKRLLTLLIIATAFIAGCFSGNDSKPLIASSLPIWKSVAEYIGGRDFRYYSVLKGGESPHGYEPKPSDIKKLSEANLVIIHGLGLDDWAVKGIEGEKVFNLGELLSKKYPMVKEPGLDEPRPHGGRLL, via the coding sequence ATGAAAAGACTTCTCACCCTTCTCATCATAGCAACTGCTTTTATTGCTGGGTGTTTCTCCGGTAACGATTCAAAACCACTCATAGCTTCTTCCCTCCCAATCTGGAAGAGCGTTGCTGAGTACATAGGTGGAAGAGACTTTAGGTACTACTCAGTCCTAAAAGGTGGAGAGTCACCCCACGGCTACGAGCCTAAACCCTCCGACATAAAGAAACTCAGCGAGGCCAACCTCGTAATCATCCACGGCTTGGGGCTTGACGACTGGGCAGTTAAGGGAATAGAGGGCGAGAAGGTCTTCAACCTTGGGGAGCTCCTAAGCAAGAAATACCCAATGGTAAAAGAGCCCGGCTTGGATGAACCCCGTCCTCATGGAGGACGTCTACTTTGA